The following are encoded in a window of Candidatus Latescibacterota bacterium genomic DNA:
- a CDS encoding NAD(P)H-dependent oxidoreductase, with amino-acid sequence TIIDATEKQLAAAGHKVKTTIVESGYDVAEELGKYKWAEAVFVQTPVYWMSVPYLFKKYIDEVYTAGIGEVLCKDDGRTRSDLSKKYGSGGLMNGKKYMLSTTWNAPLESFEDPAQFFEGRGVDGAFMWLHKVYQFFGMEPLPTFSCFNVLKDAEIENDLHRLQKHLASAFSG; translated from the coding sequence CACTATTATTGACGCAACTGAAAAACAGCTGGCCGCGGCCGGTCACAAAGTGAAAACAACAATCGTGGAGAGCGGTTATGATGTCGCCGAGGAACTGGGCAAGTACAAGTGGGCAGAAGCTGTCTTCGTTCAGACGCCTGTCTACTGGATGAGCGTTCCTTATCTGTTCAAGAAATATATAGATGAAGTCTACACTGCGGGAATCGGCGAAGTGCTGTGCAAAGACGATGGCAGGACTCGATCGGATCTGAGTAAAAAATACGGATCAGGTGGATTGATGAACGGGAAGAAGTATATGCTGTCCACCACCTGGAACGCGCCGCTGGAATCGTTCGAGGACCCGGCACAGTTTTTTGAGGGACGAGGAGTCGATGGAGCGTTCATGTGGTTGCACAAGGTGTATCAGTTCTTTGGCATGGAGCCGCTTCCGACTTTTTCCTGCTTCAACGTTCTCAAGGACGCCGAGATCGAAAACGATCTGCACCGGTTGCAGAAGCATCTGGCCAGTGCTTTTTCCGGTTAA